A DNA window from Arachis duranensis cultivar V14167 chromosome 3, aradu.V14167.gnm2.J7QH, whole genome shotgun sequence contains the following coding sequences:
- the LOC107482318 gene encoding pentatricopeptide repeat-containing protein At5g27270 isoform X2, with protein MLDAGCEPDEVACGTMLCSYARWGRHKAMFSFYSAVKERGIMLSVAVYNFMLSSLQKKSLHREVVLVWRDMVREGVTPNDFTYTVVITSLVKEGLHEDAFKTFEEMKNNGFVPEEVTYNMLINLSAKNGNRDVVQRLYEDMRFQGVIPSKYTCSSLLSLYYRYEDYPKALSLFSEMINNKIPADEVIYGLLIRIYGRLGLYEDAHKTFEEMKHRGLLTNEKTYLAMAQVYLTSGKVDKALEVIELMKSSNIWFSRFAYIVLLQCYVMKEDVVSAEETLLALRKTGLPDAGSCNDMLNLYVGLNLMEKAKEFIVQLMEDKTNFDEDLYRTVMKIYCKGGMMLEAEQLTNQMFKNDLFKYSSFVQTIYWILCQHKGDEQSDDKLVASGSIDKHDVTALGLVLNLYLSNGNFSKIGTLLKLLQEYPGGSKIVSQLTISLAKDGELSKVESLNRQLTEIDSKMEEATIASLISHCGKQHMLKQAEDIFAEYVHSHTPSKLLYNSMIDVYAKCGEQEKAYLLYKQVTKEGCDLGAVGISIIVNALTNGGKHQEAENIICTSLENNLELDTVAYNTFIKAMLESGKLHLASSIFERMCSSGVAPSIQTFNMMISVYGRSQKLDRAVEMFRKAPSLGVPLDEKTYMNLIGYYGKAGKVHEASQLFNKMQEEGIKPGKVSYNIMINVYANAGACHEAEKLFQAMQRQGCSPDSFTYLSLVQAYTQSLNYSEAEETICTMKSKGILPSCAHFNILISAFIKAGMINEAKRVYEELPTFGLIPDLICHRTIMKGYMENGCVEEGISLFESISTSIKGDTFIMSAAVHFYEAAGMKKKTEELLCMMNKMGIPFLRKLEFGSRVKVKTS; from the exons ATGCTTGATGCAGGTTGTGAACCAGATGAAGTTGCTTGTGGTACCATGCTATGTTCATATGCTAGATGGGGGCGACATAAGGCTATGTTTTCTTTCTATTCAGCTGTAAAGGAAAGGGGTATCATGCTTTCTGTTGCTGTCTACAACTTTATGCTGTCTTCTTTGCAAAAGAAATCACTCCATAGAGAGGTTGTGTTAGTATGGAGGGATATGGTAAGAGAAGGGGTGACACCTAATGATTTTACCTATACTGTAGTCATCACCTCTCTTGTCAAAGAAGGGCTACATGAAGATGCTTTCAAGACTTTTGAGGAGATGAAAAATAATGGATTTGTTCCTGAGGAGGTGACTTATAACATGCTTATTAATTTAAGTGCTAAAAATGGCAACAGGGATGTAGTTCAAAGATTGTATGAGGATATGAGGTTTCAAGGAGTAATTCCTAGTAAATACACTTGTTCATCACTTCTATCGTTATATTACAGATATGAGGACTACCCGAAAGCCCTCTCACTCTTTTCAGAAATGATAAACAACAAAATTCCAGCTGATGAAGTCATCTATGGTTTGCTTATTAGAATTTATGGAAGGCTTGGTTTATATGAGGATGCTCATAAAACATTTGAAGAGATGAAGCATCGAGGTTTGCTTACCAATGAAAAGACATATTTGGCAATGGCACAAGTCTATCTTACTTCGGGGAAGGTAGACAAAGCCTTGGAAGTGATTGAACTCATGAAGTCTAGCAACATATGGTTCTCTCGATTTGCTTATATTGTCCTGCTACAGTGTTATGTGATGAAAGAAGATGTAGTATCCGCTGAAGAAACATTGTTGGCTCTCCGCAAGACTGGACTGCCTGATGCTGGTTCTTGTAATGATATGCTCAATTTGTATGTGGGACTTAATTTGATGGAAAAGGCAAAGGAGTTCATTGTCCAATTAATGGAGGATAAGACAAATTTTGATGAGGATCTTTATAGGACAGTTATGAAGATTTATTGTAAGGGTGGAATGATGCTAGAAGCGGAGCAGTTAACAAATCAGATGTTTAAGAATGACTTATTTAAATATAGTAGTTTCGTCCAGACAATTTATTGGATTCTTTGTCAACATAAAGGGGATGAGCAATCTGATGATAAACTTGTTGCTTCTGGGTCCATTGACAAACATGATGTCACGGCTCTAGGGCTGGTGCTCAATTTATATTTGTCAAATGGCAACTTCAGCAAGATAGGAACGTTACTGAAGCTATTACAGGAATATCCTGGGGGATCAAAAATTGTTAGTCAACTCACCATCAGCTTGGCCAAAGATG GAGAATTGAGTAAAGTAGAATCTCTCAACAGACAGTTAACTGAAATTGACAGCAAAATGGAAGAAGCCACCATTGCTTCTTTGATTAGCCATTGTGGCAAACAACATATGCTGAAACAAGCTGAAGACATCTTTGCAGAATATGTGCATTCTCACACACCTAGTAAACTACTTTATAACTCTATGATTGATGTATATGCAAAATGTGGTGAGCAAGAGAAGGCATATTTGCTATACAAGCAAGTAACCAAGGAAGGATGTGATCTTGGTGCTGTTGGAATTAGCATCATTGTAAATGCTTTAACTAATGGAG GAAAACATCAGGAGGCTGAGAATATCATCTGCACAAGTCTTGAAAATAACTTGGAGCTTGATACTGTGGCTTACAATACCTTTATCAAGGCCATGCTTGAATCAG GTAAATTGCATTTGGCATCCAGTATTTTTGAGCGCATGTGTTCCTCTGGTGTTGCTCCATCAATCCAAACATTTAACATGATGATAAG TGTCTATGGGAGATCCCAAAAGTTGGATAGAGCCGTGGAGATGTTCAGGAAGGCTCCCTCTTTAGGTGTGCCTTTGGATGAGAAAACATACATGAATTTGATTGGCTACTACGGGAAGGCTG GTAAGGTACATGAAGCTTCACAGTTGTTCAACAAAATGCAGGAAGAAGGGATAAAACCTGGAAAG GTTAGCTACAACATTATGATCAATGTATATGCTAATGCTGGAGCTTGCCATGAAGCAGAGAAGCTTTTCCAGGCCATGCAGAGACAGGGTTGTTCACCTGACTCTTTCACATATCTCTCCCTTGTTCAAGCATATACCCAAAGTCTGAACTACTCTGAAGCTGAGGAGACCATATGTACTATGAAAAGCAAAGGCATTCTACCATCTTGTgcacattttaatattttgatatcTGCATTCATCAAAGCAGGGATGATCAATGAAGCCAAGAGGGTTTATGAAGAACTTCCAACTTTTGGTTTGATTCCTGATCTCATATGTCACCGGACAATAATGAAAGGTTACATGGAAAATGGATGCGTGGAGGAAGGTATCAGTTTATTTGAAAGTATAAGCACGTCAATAAAAGGAGACACATTCATCATGAGTGCAGCTGTGCATTTTTATGAAGCTGCaggaatgaaaaagaaaactgaaGAACTGTTGTGTATGATGAACAAGATGGGAATCCCATTCTTAAGGAAACTTGAATTTGGATCAAGAGTGAAAGTAAAAACATCATGA
- the LOC107482319 gene encoding peptidyl-prolyl cis-trans isomerase FKBP62, protein MEDDFEFPAAGGNNFDDDMEIPNEEEEVDSTLKVGDEREIGKTGLKKKLVKEGEGWETPSKGDEVEVHYTGTLLDGTKFDSSRDRGTPFKFKLGHGQVIKGWDEGIKTMKKGENAVFTIPPELAYGESGSPPTIPPNATLQFDVELLSWTSVKDICKDGGIFKKIVTEGEKWENPKDLDEVLVKYVAKLEDGMVVSKSDGVEFTVEEGYFCPALAKAVKTMKKGEKVILTVKPEYAFGENGRPASGDEGAVPPNASLQIDLELISWKAVSDITKDKKVLKKTLKEGEGYERPNDGAVVQVKLIGKLQDGTVFVKKGHDDEQPFEFKIDEEQVIDGLDRAVMNMKKGEVALVTIHPEYAFGSSGSTQELATVPPNSNVYYEVELVSFVKEKESWDMNTPEKIEAAGKKKEEGNALFKAGKYERASKRYEKAIKYIEYDSSFSDEEKQKTKVLKVTCNLNNAACKLKLKDYKQAEKLCTKVLELDSRNVKALYRRAQAYIQLVDLDLAEMDIKKALEIEPDNRDVKIEYKILKDKVREYNKKDAQFYGSIFAKMNKMEQARSASAKQEPVPMAVDSKA, encoded by the exons ATGGAAGACGATTTCGAGTTCCCAGCTGCCGGCGGCAACAACTTCGACGATGACATGGAGATTCCCAACGAGGAGGAGGAGGTCGACTCTACGCTCAAGGTTGGGGACGAAAGGGAGATCGGAAAAACCGGCCTCAAGAAGAAGCTCGTTAAGGAAGGTGAAGGCTGGGAAACACCTTCAAAAGGAGACGAAGTTGAAG TGCATTACACGGGAACGTTGCTCGATGGAACCAAATTTGATTCGAGTCGTGACAGGGGTACACCTTTCAAGTTCAAGCTTGGCCATG GTCAAGTGATCAAGGGTTGGGATGAGGGAATCAAAACCATGAAGAAGGGTGAGAATGCCGTCTTCACGATTCCCCCAGAATTGGCCTATGGTGAATCTGGATCTCCTCCTACCATTCCTCCCAATGCAACTCTGCAGTTTGATGTGGAGTTGCTGTCTTGGACGAGCGTCAAGGACATTTGCAAAGATGGAGGGATATTCAAGAAGATTGTCACTGAAGGAGAGAAATGGGAAAATCCTAAGGATCTTGATGAAGTGCTTG TTAAATATGTGGCTAAGCTTGAAGATGGCATGGTTGTTTCGAAATCTGATGGGGTGGAGTTCACCGTGGAAGAAG GTTATTTCTGTCCTGCATTGGCCAAGGCTGTAAAGACAATGAAAAAGGGAGAGAAAGTCATCTTGACCGTGAAGCCGGAAT ATGCGTTTGGTGAGAATGGAAGGCCAGCATCAGGTGATGAAGGCGCTGTACCTCCGAATGCTTCGCTCCAAATTGATCTTGAGTTGATATCTTGGAAGGCGGTATCTGACATAACCAAGGATAAGAAGGTTCTCAAGAAGACCTTGAAGGAGGGAGAGGGGTATGAACGTCCCAATGATGGAGCTGTGGTTCAAG TGAAACTTATTGGTAAGCTGCAAGATGGGACTGTTTTCGTGAAGAAGGGTCATGATGATGAGCAGCCATTTGAGTTCAAAATTGACGAGGAGCAAGTAATTGATGGACTTGATAGAGCTGTGATGAACATGAAGAAAGGGGAAGTTGCATTGGTGACCATACATCCTGAGTATGCTTTTGGCTCATCTGGGTCAACTCAGGAATTGGCCACCGTTCCTCCCAACTCCAATGTGTACTATGAAGTTGAGCTGGTTTCCTTTGTAAAG GAAAAGGAATCGTGGGATATGAATACACCAGAGAAGATAGAGGCAGCtggaaagaagaaggaagaagggaatgcATTGTTCAAGGCTGGCAAATATGAAAGAGCATCAAAGAGATATGAAAAG GCCATAAAGTACATTGAATATGATTCTTCCTTCAGCGATGAGGAGAAACAGAAGACAAAGGTGCTAAAGGTCACATGCAATCTCAATAATGCAGCTTGTAAGCTGAAGCTCAAGGACTACAAACAAGCAGAGAAGTTGTGCACTAAG GTATTGGAGTTGGATAGTAGAAATGTGAAGGCATTATACCGGAGGGCACAAGCATATATTCAACTTGTGGATTTGGATCTGGCTGAAATGGACATTAAGAAAGCTCTTGAGATTGAACCAGACAATAG GGATGTGAAGATTGAgtacaaaattttgaaagataaaGTGAGAGAATACAACAAGAAGGATGCACAGTTCTATGGCAGCATATTTGCAAAGATGAACAAAATGGAACAAGCTAGAAGTGCTTCAGCAAAGCAGGAACCTGTGCCAATGGCTGTTGATAGCAAAGCTTAG
- the LOC107482318 gene encoding pentatricopeptide repeat-containing protein At5g27270 isoform X1 has translation MESLKSPFLFSTPLLPPPSLTTTNNKPITRIRSSSLHRDPWSLPDGDPASPKPRSRNPKNPLSDDNARRIIKAKARYLSVLRRNQGPQAQTPRWIKRSPEQMVQYLQDDRNGHLYGKHVVAAIKKVRALSQRVDDDYDMRMVMGSFVGKLTFREMCVVLKEQKGWRQVRDFFAWMKLQLSYHPSVIVYTIVLRLYGQVGKLKLAEETFLEMLDAGCEPDEVACGTMLCSYARWGRHKAMFSFYSAVKERGIMLSVAVYNFMLSSLQKKSLHREVVLVWRDMVREGVTPNDFTYTVVITSLVKEGLHEDAFKTFEEMKNNGFVPEEVTYNMLINLSAKNGNRDVVQRLYEDMRFQGVIPSKYTCSSLLSLYYRYEDYPKALSLFSEMINNKIPADEVIYGLLIRIYGRLGLYEDAHKTFEEMKHRGLLTNEKTYLAMAQVYLTSGKVDKALEVIELMKSSNIWFSRFAYIVLLQCYVMKEDVVSAEETLLALRKTGLPDAGSCNDMLNLYVGLNLMEKAKEFIVQLMEDKTNFDEDLYRTVMKIYCKGGMMLEAEQLTNQMFKNDLFKYSSFVQTIYWILCQHKGDEQSDDKLVASGSIDKHDVTALGLVLNLYLSNGNFSKIGTLLKLLQEYPGGSKIVSQLTISLAKDGELSKVESLNRQLTEIDSKMEEATIASLISHCGKQHMLKQAEDIFAEYVHSHTPSKLLYNSMIDVYAKCGEQEKAYLLYKQVTKEGCDLGAVGISIIVNALTNGGKHQEAENIICTSLENNLELDTVAYNTFIKAMLESGKLHLASSIFERMCSSGVAPSIQTFNMMISVYGRSQKLDRAVEMFRKAPSLGVPLDEKTYMNLIGYYGKAGKVHEASQLFNKMQEEGIKPGKVSYNIMINVYANAGACHEAEKLFQAMQRQGCSPDSFTYLSLVQAYTQSLNYSEAEETICTMKSKGILPSCAHFNILISAFIKAGMINEAKRVYEELPTFGLIPDLICHRTIMKGYMENGCVEEGISLFESISTSIKGDTFIMSAAVHFYEAAGMKKKTEELLCMMNKMGIPFLRKLEFGSRVKVKTS, from the exons ATGGAGTCTCTGAAATCCCCTTTTCTCTTCTCCACTCCACTCCTCCCTCCACCTTCTCTCACAACCACCAACAACAAACCAATTACTCGAATCCGCTCCTCCTCACTGCACAGAGACCCTTGGTCCCTCCCAGACGGGGATCCCGCGAGCCCCAAGCCCCGTTCCCGAAACCCTAAGAACCCTCTCTCCGACGACAACGCCCGCCGCATCATAAAGGCCAAGGCCCGCTACCTCAGCGTCCTCCGCAGGAACCAGGGCCCACAGGCCCAGACGCCCCGCTGGATAAAGCGGTCGCCGGAGCAGATGGTTCAGTACCTTCAGGATGACCGCAACGGACACCTCTACGGGAAGCACGTGGTCGCCGCCATCAAGAAGGTTCGCGCTCTCTCTCAGAGGGTGGATGATGACTACGACATGAGGATGGTCATGGGTTCCTTCGTTGGCAAGCTCACCTTCAGGGAGATGTGCGTCGTCCTCAAGGAACAGAAAGGGTGGCGCCAAGTCAGAGACTTCTTTGCTTGGATGAAATTGCAG CTGAGCTACCATCCGAGTGTGATTGTCTACACTATAGTATTGCGCTTGTATGGGCAAGTTGGAAAGCTTAAGCTAGCTGAAGAGACCTTCTTGGAGATGCTTGATGCAGGTTGTGAACCAGATGAAGTTGCTTGTGGTACCATGCTATGTTCATATGCTAGATGGGGGCGACATAAGGCTATGTTTTCTTTCTATTCAGCTGTAAAGGAAAGGGGTATCATGCTTTCTGTTGCTGTCTACAACTTTATGCTGTCTTCTTTGCAAAAGAAATCACTCCATAGAGAGGTTGTGTTAGTATGGAGGGATATGGTAAGAGAAGGGGTGACACCTAATGATTTTACCTATACTGTAGTCATCACCTCTCTTGTCAAAGAAGGGCTACATGAAGATGCTTTCAAGACTTTTGAGGAGATGAAAAATAATGGATTTGTTCCTGAGGAGGTGACTTATAACATGCTTATTAATTTAAGTGCTAAAAATGGCAACAGGGATGTAGTTCAAAGATTGTATGAGGATATGAGGTTTCAAGGAGTAATTCCTAGTAAATACACTTGTTCATCACTTCTATCGTTATATTACAGATATGAGGACTACCCGAAAGCCCTCTCACTCTTTTCAGAAATGATAAACAACAAAATTCCAGCTGATGAAGTCATCTATGGTTTGCTTATTAGAATTTATGGAAGGCTTGGTTTATATGAGGATGCTCATAAAACATTTGAAGAGATGAAGCATCGAGGTTTGCTTACCAATGAAAAGACATATTTGGCAATGGCACAAGTCTATCTTACTTCGGGGAAGGTAGACAAAGCCTTGGAAGTGATTGAACTCATGAAGTCTAGCAACATATGGTTCTCTCGATTTGCTTATATTGTCCTGCTACAGTGTTATGTGATGAAAGAAGATGTAGTATCCGCTGAAGAAACATTGTTGGCTCTCCGCAAGACTGGACTGCCTGATGCTGGTTCTTGTAATGATATGCTCAATTTGTATGTGGGACTTAATTTGATGGAAAAGGCAAAGGAGTTCATTGTCCAATTAATGGAGGATAAGACAAATTTTGATGAGGATCTTTATAGGACAGTTATGAAGATTTATTGTAAGGGTGGAATGATGCTAGAAGCGGAGCAGTTAACAAATCAGATGTTTAAGAATGACTTATTTAAATATAGTAGTTTCGTCCAGACAATTTATTGGATTCTTTGTCAACATAAAGGGGATGAGCAATCTGATGATAAACTTGTTGCTTCTGGGTCCATTGACAAACATGATGTCACGGCTCTAGGGCTGGTGCTCAATTTATATTTGTCAAATGGCAACTTCAGCAAGATAGGAACGTTACTGAAGCTATTACAGGAATATCCTGGGGGATCAAAAATTGTTAGTCAACTCACCATCAGCTTGGCCAAAGATG GAGAATTGAGTAAAGTAGAATCTCTCAACAGACAGTTAACTGAAATTGACAGCAAAATGGAAGAAGCCACCATTGCTTCTTTGATTAGCCATTGTGGCAAACAACATATGCTGAAACAAGCTGAAGACATCTTTGCAGAATATGTGCATTCTCACACACCTAGTAAACTACTTTATAACTCTATGATTGATGTATATGCAAAATGTGGTGAGCAAGAGAAGGCATATTTGCTATACAAGCAAGTAACCAAGGAAGGATGTGATCTTGGTGCTGTTGGAATTAGCATCATTGTAAATGCTTTAACTAATGGAG GAAAACATCAGGAGGCTGAGAATATCATCTGCACAAGTCTTGAAAATAACTTGGAGCTTGATACTGTGGCTTACAATACCTTTATCAAGGCCATGCTTGAATCAG GTAAATTGCATTTGGCATCCAGTATTTTTGAGCGCATGTGTTCCTCTGGTGTTGCTCCATCAATCCAAACATTTAACATGATGATAAG TGTCTATGGGAGATCCCAAAAGTTGGATAGAGCCGTGGAGATGTTCAGGAAGGCTCCCTCTTTAGGTGTGCCTTTGGATGAGAAAACATACATGAATTTGATTGGCTACTACGGGAAGGCTG GTAAGGTACATGAAGCTTCACAGTTGTTCAACAAAATGCAGGAAGAAGGGATAAAACCTGGAAAG GTTAGCTACAACATTATGATCAATGTATATGCTAATGCTGGAGCTTGCCATGAAGCAGAGAAGCTTTTCCAGGCCATGCAGAGACAGGGTTGTTCACCTGACTCTTTCACATATCTCTCCCTTGTTCAAGCATATACCCAAAGTCTGAACTACTCTGAAGCTGAGGAGACCATATGTACTATGAAAAGCAAAGGCATTCTACCATCTTGTgcacattttaatattttgatatcTGCATTCATCAAAGCAGGGATGATCAATGAAGCCAAGAGGGTTTATGAAGAACTTCCAACTTTTGGTTTGATTCCTGATCTCATATGTCACCGGACAATAATGAAAGGTTACATGGAAAATGGATGCGTGGAGGAAGGTATCAGTTTATTTGAAAGTATAAGCACGTCAATAAAAGGAGACACATTCATCATGAGTGCAGCTGTGCATTTTTATGAAGCTGCaggaatgaaaaagaaaactgaaGAACTGTTGTGTATGATGAACAAGATGGGAATCCCATTCTTAAGGAAACTTGAATTTGGATCAAGAGTGAAAGTAAAAACATCATGA
- the LOC107482179 gene encoding auxin-induced protein X10A-like — MAFRIPGIRKASLSASKGTNVPKGYLAVYVGDNMRRFVIPVCYLNQPSFQELLSQAEEEFGYEHPTGGLTIPCSEDEFLNLTSQLVGQ, encoded by the coding sequence ATGGCTTTCCGCATTCCAGGTATTAGAAAGGCATCACTTTCTGCATCTAAAGGGACTAATGTTCCAAAAGGCTATCTTGCAGTCTATGTTGGAGATAACATGAGGCGGTTTGTGATTCCTGTATGTTACTTGAACCAGCCTTCGTTTCAAGAATTATTAAGCCAAGCAGAAGAAGAATTCGGATATGAACATCCAACCGGTGGACTTACAATTCCATGCAGTGAGGATGAATTCCTAAACCTCACTTCTCAATTGGTTGGCCAGTAG